Within the uncultured Bacteroides sp. genome, the region TCCTACGCGATCTACATTATGAGTAATATCATATATTCTGGAGTACTTCAGCGAGTTATCTGAATAAGCTACTCCGGCTATCGTATTGTGATTGGCATTAATGGAGTTGCGAAGCTCAAGAAACATCTTCTTACAACGTGGAACAATAGCCATCACCTTTTCACCAACAGCCTTAAATCCTTCAAGATCCAGTTCCTCATCAGCCGTTACAGCCTTGAAACCTACAGGAGTAATGCCTAATACTTTTTCATATTCGGGTTCACTGCCAAAGATTACGTCACTATACTGCACCATAGGAAGCATAATTTCTTCAGGAGTCTTACCATATTTCCACAGATTTTTCCGGTAATTCAAATCACAGGAGATAGTTAGTCCCATGCTATCGGCAACCTTAATTCCTTCGAGACAAGCATCTGCAGCTCCCTGAGAAACAGCCGCAGCAACACCCGACCAGTGAAACCATTTGGCATCCTTAAGCACTTCCTTCCAGTTAATCATCCCAGGCTGAAGCGTTGCAAAAGATGAGTTTGCACGATCGTAAACCACTTTAGACTGGCGCGCTACAGCTCCATTTTCAAGGAAATAAATACCAAGGCGCTCTCCTCCGTAAACAATTTTTTTAATTCCCACATTATATGAGCGAAGCTCCTTAATACAGGCATCCGTAATATCATTTATTGGAAGACGAGTAACAAAATCTGATTCAAGACCAAAATTTGCTAACGAAACAGCTACATTAGCCTCACTTCCACCATAAGTTGCTTTAAATTCATTCGCTTGTGAAAATTTTAAATAGTCCGGAGGGCTTAAACGAAGCAGAACTTCACCGAACGTAACAATTCTATTTGCCATAATAAATTATACTAGATAAACAAAAATATACTTTTAAATTAGTTTCAATGACCAAAAGTAATGAAAAGCAAGAAGAAAGGCAATCTTATAACAATTTATTTTTCACTAAATGAAATACAAATCAGAATAAAGAATCTCATTATTGAAAATTAGCAGCATTCTACAGCACAAGTTATAGTTATGCAAGCTAACTTATTCGAGCCTCTTATTCCGATATAAGTTGTATCAAATAAAGTACACTGATTCACACTATTTAAAATAAAAAGGAATTGAATTTATGAACATTCTGAAGAAATCCATGTTATTATACAAATAATCAATTTAATAATTAAGCTATGAAAAAGTTCTTTTTATCATTTATGATGATGGTAGCGTTATCAGTAACAGGTTCTGCACAGCAATCATGGACAAATGATCCGGCCCATTCACGTTTAGGTTTCACTGTGAAACACATGACTATATCAGAAGTTAGCGGCCGGTTTACTGACTTTACCGTTAAAGTAAAATCTGCGAAAAAGGATTTAAGTGATCTCAAAGTTGAAGTTACTGCTAATATTGCAAG harbors:
- a CDS encoding sugar kinase, yielding MANRIVTFGEVLLRLSPPDYLKFSQANEFKATYGGSEANVAVSLANFGLESDFVTRLPINDITDACIKELRSYNVGIKKIVYGGERLGIYFLENGAVARQSKVVYDRANSSFATLQPGMINWKEVLKDAKWFHWSGVAAAVSQGAADACLEGIKVADSMGLTISCDLNYRKNLWKYGKTPEEIMLPMVQYSDVIFGSEPEYEKVLGITPVGFKAVTADEELDLEGFKAVGEKVMAIVPRCKKMFLELRNSINANHNTIAGVAYSDNSLKYSRIYDITHNVDRVGVGDAFCGGMIYGLVAYPEDVQKALDFAMAASCLKNTVSGDFNLVTVSEVENLMKGDGSGRVSR